The segment TTGAAAGtctcatattttggctatttagacctccatggagtgactctctaacgtggacataaataaataaaagcttcaattttattaaaaacaaaacaaaacaccttagctttgtcatacgagtgtccagaaaaggcgaatctgacagctacttctgtttgacccagttttgtatccgctttgtccatatttggctaagaccgccccctttcctttgattggttgcctccgtatagaagacccacttgtgagagcacacgcgtTTGTTAAATTGACAATGCTGGTTCGGGAatggagaggtaggcggagatcttcgctaatAAGATGAGCTTGAGAAATTTTAATGGCCTGATTTCAGTACcctcggcagaaaaatgtctgcatCTCAGGAATTTGTGGatcattttaattcatatttcacgtttactgaggcaccatagagaaaAGATTACAtgccaaatactagaaaaagtgggtttggcaaaatatgtcccctttaaatgaAGAAGGACATACGTGTCTTTTAGGCAGACTAGTGTCCAAGGTTGTCACACAGGTGTCCCAGGTGAAAACACTTCAGACAGTAAGACTAGTGATGAGAAgtataaaattaaaattcaacATTACAGAGATTGGCACTGATGACCTGCCAACGCAGGGCCCCTGCCCTCCATCCTTGTGTCGGTATTCAAGACCAAGACGGCCCGGTCGACTCAGCCGGCCTGCCACGTACTCCGTCGACGAGGCCACTCCTCGCCTGGCTTCGGCCCAGCGACGGAGGCAGTCACTCCGCCAGTCAACGTCTGCCACACATGGCCCAGTCATGCTGTGTCCTGCTCATGCTCAGCggaaaaaacttaaaaatcttTGATTTGCAGtattgcttttcaatgtgtttttatgaggcacaaaatgctaattttgacACGTAAATTGCAATACAAATCTGCTGTTTTCAACCCTATATGTTAAGCTTTTCTGTGTTGCTTTGAGGCATAAGCACAAGTAACAAGTAATATTTATGAATGGGAATAGATTTGGTGCCTCAGATTTGGTGCATCATGGGAAATATCCTGGCAGTCTAGCCAATGGGTTGATTCCCAACAATATGTGGAGGATATCTGCCCCTTGTGCCAAaatttgaaggttttttttagaGAGGAGGCTGATGGCTGACGATGCTATCTCTCGTACTGTTTTCATATCAATAAGAACTATGACCTTGTTAAGGGAAGTAGCTGCAGAGTCTGAGTTCAGAAGGAGTATGTCATTAAAAGATTTAACATTTgcacttgtttttgtgttgcagGGCCATGTTCACTGGAGGCATGAAGGAGTCAAATCAAAATACCATTGAGCTCAAAGGTTTGTCCGCCCGGGGCTTGAAGCATATTATAGACTTTGCTTACAGTTCAGAAGTCACTTTAGATCTGGACTGTATTCAAGATGTGCTTGGAGCAGCTGTCTTCCTTCAGATGGTCCCTGTTGTGGAACTCTGTGAGGAGTTTCTCCAGTCAGCCATGAGTGTTAAGACATGCCTACATATCGACCAGATGGCAACCACGTTCAGCTTGTCTTCCCTCAAGGCGTCGGTGGATGCCTTCACCTTTCGCCACTTCCTCCAAATAGCTGAGGAGGACGACTTCCTGCACATTCCAATGGAGCGCCTTGTCTTCTTTCTGCAGAGCAACAAGCTGAAGAATTGTAGCGAGATTGATCTCTTCCACGCGGCTATCCGATGGCTCCGGCATGATGAGTCTCGCCGTGCTCAAGCCAGCAATGTCCTCTGCCATGTGCGCTTCCCCCTCATGCGTTCATCTGATCTGGTGGACAGTATTCAGAGGGTAGACATCATGGTGGAGGATGTGCAGTGCCGCCAGTATCTCCTGGAGGCCTTCAATTATCAAATTCTTCCATTCAGACAGCACGAGATGCAGTCTCCACGCACACTCATTCGTTCTGATGTTGTGTCTATCATCACTTTTGGCGGAACCCCGTACACTGACAACGACCGCACAGTGAGCACCAAGGTGTACTATCTCCCTGACATTGCTTCCCGCCAGTTCAAGGAGTTGACTGAGATGGACACAGGGTGCAGCCACGCCTGTGTCGCTGTCCTTGATAACTTTGTGTATGTTGTGGGTGGGCAACATTTGCAGTATCGTAGTGGTGAGGGGGCTGTTGACAGCTGTATGCGCTTTGATCCGCACTTGAACCAGTGGCTACGGATCCAACCAATGCAGGAGGCTCGCATCCAGTTTCATCTCAATGTCTTGAACGGGAAACTTTATGCCACTGGAGGGCGCAATCGATCCGGCAGTCTATCATCTGTGGAGTGCTACTGCCCAAAGAAAAATGAGTGGACCTACGTGGAGCCATTAAAACGGAGGATTTGGGGTCATGCAGGGACTCCCTGTGGAGAAAAGCTGTACATCTCCGGTGGTTATGGTGTCTCTTTGGATGACAagaaaacatttcactgttacGACCCAATGGCCGACCAGTGGAACTTTAGAGCGCCCATGAATGAACCTAGAGTGCTGCATGCCATGATATGCAGTAGGGATCGGGTCTATGCTGTGGGTGGACGCATGGACCATGTGGACCGCTGTTTTGATGTGCTGGCTGTTGAGTATTACGATCCACAGAGTGACCAGTGGACCACCGTCAGCCCCATGAGAGCAGGGCAGTCTGAGGCGGGCTGCTGTTTACTGGACGGAAAGATATACATTGTCGGGGGCTACAACTGGCACTTGAACAACGTCACAAGCATCGTCCAAGTGTACAACACAGAGACTGATGAGTGGGAGAGGGATTTGCACTTTCCCGAATCATTTGCCGGGATTGCTTGTATACCAATTGTACTTCCACAGACACACGTTGAATATCTGACCTCTTGgctgtgaaaatgtgtgttatTCAGACTTCTATGATTTCATTCAAGACAAGGAGCTTAAATGTTTGTCATGAAATGAGGTGACTTCAATTTGATTATAGGTGGAGCTTCATAGCATAAGACATTTTGTATAGTACTTCACCTCACTTGAATTACTTCTTTTTGTTGGATTTCATATTTTGATCTCACCTTTGATTTGGGGAAATTTGATACAGCAAATAAACTCCAGTCTATGATTGTCATTAACAACTACAATATTGATAAGGTAATCATTTTCATCAGCATTTATCatgcaaatataaaataattgtgCATTCAAATAATGGCTTTTTAATTGGTAATTTATAAGTTTAAATCTATAATGTTTTTAATTCTGAAACCACatagtatgtttttattttaattaaatcatgtttttttttaattcaatcagTCACAAACCAACTTGCTAAAGCTTATACTTATCACCTTGATTCGGATCAACTGTAGATCAAttacataatgtatttttactgaGAACCACCAAGTCCTTAACTTTTTCTCTTCCTGTGCTCATGTTTTCTCAGGtcaaatcatattcaaactaTTAATCTTTTTACAATTCCTCTGTGTGGACCTGTTGTGGCAACGACCTCACACATTTGTGTCCATGTGAATGTCAGCTCTTAAGTGCTTTTGTCTTGTGTATGAAAGGTCACTGTCTCCTCAACAGCATTTACCcttgtagtttttattttattttttgagtcGATGTTCCTATGTGCATTCAAATGACTATCATATCATTAGTGTCTCAAATTGGCATTTTTACTGCACTTTTCAAAACAGACGGAAATGTTATACTTGGTATTTTTtaggaaaacatttgaaaatggccACAGATGGTAGACAATGACCATACACAAGCGGCTAAGGATGTACATTTTAACGTGCACTTTTCCCTGTCAGCAAAAGCACATTATATTTTGAAGTGTGATATAAAGGGAGGTCTAGTCATATGGGAATGCAATCATTTATCTAAGCTGTACCATGTTTTAAAACGagcgcttgtttttttttttgggggggggggggggggatgagatGAAGTATGAAACTGTTTTTGTTAATAAGCAACTATAGTACGTGTATGTATTGGCACTAATTTTCACTTTCTGCATACAATATAAACAGGTCACTGCACACTCATTACTTTATGCCTATGCTGGAACGAAGTACTGTACAGTTGGTAAGGATAGAGAGGTTTTAATATAGACAGATTAATCGATGAGGGAAATAAAAACTATGAGtatataatataacaataccttTAATACCACTGCTTTgttgcttctatttttttttaaaatttaacagCCGAAGAACAGCTCACGTGGGGGATGGGTGTGGGGCAGTGCaaaagtttaaaagaaaaaataatagtcaGTTGTTGACTGTCAACTGCTTCACTCTGTTCTCCCTCCCCTACTCATTTAAGAGTCCCTATCCATAACGGCAGTGGTCGATGATGAGATAGGGCTTAATTCTCAAACTGATATTAGCACTATTGAGTGTGCCTAAATGGTCAAGCCAGAAATGCGGTGGCCCTAAAGGGTCAACAATGAAGATGGGGTTACAGCTGCATGAGGTAAGTTTGATTTATGCTTGACTCATGTATGTTCCGCGTGGAAATGAGACGCGGAATCAAGCCAACACAACTTTTGCAGCATTTATACTGTGTGCAGCTTGGCACTGCTGTTAGGCGATTTTCCTCCAGACTCTAGGGGGCAGTGTGGCGCGTCTATAGCAGATGAACACTATTCAACCATAATAGAAGTAGAAAACACTCGCTGGTAGGCGCTCTTGCTCGTTCGCCATGATTTTCAATGCGGGACAGTCCGCGAAGTGATATATTTTTTGCGGTGCGGAAAACCTGGGCCTTGCGGACGCCGCACAATTGCTGAAATGACCTAATTTCTCCGTGCGGACCTCGCCGATGCGTCAGGCATAAACCAAGCTTTAGGGGACCCGAAAGACAAGCTTTAGAATACATgccctgactagagcagtgatttccaacctttatggagggaaggcacatattttacaattggaaaatctcatggcacaccaacaaacaaaaatatcacacaaaGTAGagacacagtaattactgtatgtttttcctgccatctaatagaagagcattgaCTTGTTCtgtgtcactatgcctcactggcataaat is part of the Phyllopteryx taeniolatus isolate TA_2022b chromosome 7, UOR_Ptae_1.2, whole genome shotgun sequence genome and harbors:
- the klhl26 gene encoding kelch-like protein 26 isoform X2 encodes the protein MAETDGGAIASTHSLNSMASKNSTLRCTFSAPSHSTTLLQGLSILRAQGQLLDVVLAINEERFQVHKAVLAACSDYFRAMFTGGMKESNQNTIELKGLSARGLKHIIDFAYSSEVTLDLDCIQDVLGAAVFLQMVPVVELCEEFLQSAMSVKTCLHIDQMATTFSLSSLKASVDAFTFRHFLQIAEEDDFLHIPMERLVFFLQSNKLKNCSEIDLFHAAIRWLRHDESRRAQASNVLCHVRFPLMRSSDLVDSIQRVDIMVEDVQCRQYLLEAFNYQILPFRQHEMQSPRTLIRSDVVSIITFGGTPYTDNDRTVSTKVYYLPDIASRQFKELTEMDTGCSHACVAVLDNFVYVVGGQHLQYRSGEGAVDSCMRFDPHLNQWLRIQPMQEARIQFHLNVLNGKLYATGGRNRSGSLSSVECYCPKKNEWTYVEPLKRRIWGHAGTPCGEKLYISGGYGVSLDDKKTFHCYDPMADQWNFRAPMNEPRVLHAMICSRDRVYAVGGRMDHVDRCFDVLAVEYYDPQSDQWTTVSPMRAGQSEAGCCLLDGKIYIVGGYNWHLNNVTSIVQVYNTETDEWERDLHFPESFAGIACIPIVLPQTHVEYLTSWL
- the klhl26 gene encoding kelch-like protein 26 isoform X1, whose translation is MLNGFPPVLEDGGDGWWGHRIDTFAKQAFFSSSMASKNSTLRCTFSAPSHSTTLLQGLSILRAQGQLLDVVLAINEERFQVHKAVLAACSDYFRAMFTGGMKESNQNTIELKGLSARGLKHIIDFAYSSEVTLDLDCIQDVLGAAVFLQMVPVVELCEEFLQSAMSVKTCLHIDQMATTFSLSSLKASVDAFTFRHFLQIAEEDDFLHIPMERLVFFLQSNKLKNCSEIDLFHAAIRWLRHDESRRAQASNVLCHVRFPLMRSSDLVDSIQRVDIMVEDVQCRQYLLEAFNYQILPFRQHEMQSPRTLIRSDVVSIITFGGTPYTDNDRTVSTKVYYLPDIASRQFKELTEMDTGCSHACVAVLDNFVYVVGGQHLQYRSGEGAVDSCMRFDPHLNQWLRIQPMQEARIQFHLNVLNGKLYATGGRNRSGSLSSVECYCPKKNEWTYVEPLKRRIWGHAGTPCGEKLYISGGYGVSLDDKKTFHCYDPMADQWNFRAPMNEPRVLHAMICSRDRVYAVGGRMDHVDRCFDVLAVEYYDPQSDQWTTVSPMRAGQSEAGCCLLDGKIYIVGGYNWHLNNVTSIVQVYNTETDEWERDLHFPESFAGIACIPIVLPQTHVEYLTSWL
- the klhl26 gene encoding kelch-like protein 26 isoform X3, with the protein product MLNGFPPVLEDGGDGWWGHRIDTFAKQGLSILRAQGQLLDVVLAINEERFQVHKAVLAACSDYFRAMFTGGMKESNQNTIELKGLSARGLKHIIDFAYSSEVTLDLDCIQDVLGAAVFLQMVPVVELCEEFLQSAMSVKTCLHIDQMATTFSLSSLKASVDAFTFRHFLQIAEEDDFLHIPMERLVFFLQSNKLKNCSEIDLFHAAIRWLRHDESRRAQASNVLCHVRFPLMRSSDLVDSIQRVDIMVEDVQCRQYLLEAFNYQILPFRQHEMQSPRTLIRSDVVSIITFGGTPYTDNDRTVSTKVYYLPDIASRQFKELTEMDTGCSHACVAVLDNFVYVVGGQHLQYRSGEGAVDSCMRFDPHLNQWLRIQPMQEARIQFHLNVLNGKLYATGGRNRSGSLSSVECYCPKKNEWTYVEPLKRRIWGHAGTPCGEKLYISGGYGVSLDDKKTFHCYDPMADQWNFRAPMNEPRVLHAMICSRDRVYAVGGRMDHVDRCFDVLAVEYYDPQSDQWTTVSPMRAGQSEAGCCLLDGKIYIVGGYNWHLNNVTSIVQVYNTETDEWERDLHFPESFAGIACIPIVLPQTHVEYLTSWL
- the klhl26 gene encoding kelch-like protein 26 isoform X4, with amino-acid sequence MAETDGGAIASTHSLNRAMFTGGMKESNQNTIELKGLSARGLKHIIDFAYSSEVTLDLDCIQDVLGAAVFLQMVPVVELCEEFLQSAMSVKTCLHIDQMATTFSLSSLKASVDAFTFRHFLQIAEEDDFLHIPMERLVFFLQSNKLKNCSEIDLFHAAIRWLRHDESRRAQASNVLCHVRFPLMRSSDLVDSIQRVDIMVEDVQCRQYLLEAFNYQILPFRQHEMQSPRTLIRSDVVSIITFGGTPYTDNDRTVSTKVYYLPDIASRQFKELTEMDTGCSHACVAVLDNFVYVVGGQHLQYRSGEGAVDSCMRFDPHLNQWLRIQPMQEARIQFHLNVLNGKLYATGGRNRSGSLSSVECYCPKKNEWTYVEPLKRRIWGHAGTPCGEKLYISGGYGVSLDDKKTFHCYDPMADQWNFRAPMNEPRVLHAMICSRDRVYAVGGRMDHVDRCFDVLAVEYYDPQSDQWTTVSPMRAGQSEAGCCLLDGKIYIVGGYNWHLNNVTSIVQVYNTETDEWERDLHFPESFAGIACIPIVLPQTHVEYLTSWL